Proteins from a single region of Syntrophales bacterium:
- a CDS encoding GNAT family N-acetyltransferase produces MRMDISPITMEDLPQLASLQRELIDEEADVQKMRELLPAILRAGNYCLLGARKNGRLVGSLAGIVCYDLFGRCIPFMVVENVIVTKELRRQGIGRALMKEIESVAKERGCRYIVLVSSMKREGATGFYRGLGYDTDPYRAFKRYLEPGR; encoded by the coding sequence ATGAGAATGGACATATCACCCATCACCATGGAAGACCTGCCACAACTGGCGTCCCTGCAGCGGGAACTGATCGACGAAGAGGCGGACGTTCAAAAGATGAGGGAGCTCCTGCCGGCGATTCTCCGGGCCGGGAATTACTGTCTCCTTGGAGCCAGGAAGAACGGTCGCCTCGTCGGGTCCCTGGCGGGCATCGTCTGTTACGACCTGTTTGGCAGATGCATTCCCTTCATGGTCGTCGAAAACGTGATCGTGACGAAGGAGCTGCGACGGCAGGGCATCGGCCGGGCGCTCATGAAAGAGATCGAGAGCGTCGCGAAGGAGCGCGGCTGCCGGTACATCGTGCTCGTCTCCTCGATGAAGCGGGAAGGCGCAACCGGCTTCTATCGCGGGTTGGGATACGACACGGACCCCTACAGGGCCTTCAAGAGATACCTGGAACCGGGGCGATGA
- a CDS encoding enoyl-CoA hydratase-related protein — protein MSSLVYEKEGAIARVGLNRPKEKNALDPGILLDLHRTWEDINQDASIRAVILYSCLDEIFCSGMDLRTAIPVLTKAREPENEAERWLVQVGPHVGEAMLKPSIVKKPVIAAINGYCLTGGFEMIMGADLRVASEDAIFQMREASLGIMPTGGSNVYLPRMLTPCRGLEILLTANNFKARTLYEWGFLNRVAPDRDGMMKDAMELAERIAGNGPLAVQGIIRCWRESRDISWAEAFKKELDIGIPVFGSQDAREGILAQREKRKPNFPGKY, from the coding sequence ATGTCGTCGCTGGTGTATGAAAAGGAAGGCGCCATCGCAAGGGTCGGGCTGAACCGGCCGAAGGAAAAAAACGCCCTTGACCCGGGAATCCTGCTGGACCTGCACCGGACCTGGGAGGACATCAACCAGGATGCCTCCATCCGGGCGGTCATCCTTTATTCCTGCCTGGACGAGATCTTCTGCTCGGGCATGGACCTCAGGACGGCCATCCCCGTCCTCACGAAGGCCCGGGAACCGGAGAACGAGGCGGAGCGCTGGCTCGTCCAGGTCGGGCCGCACGTGGGCGAGGCGATGCTGAAGCCCAGCATCGTCAAGAAGCCCGTCATCGCCGCTATCAACGGCTACTGCCTCACCGGCGGATTCGAGATGATCATGGGGGCGGACCTGCGCGTTGCCTCGGAGGACGCGATCTTCCAGATGCGGGAGGCGAGCCTGGGCATCATGCCCACCGGCGGCTCGAACGTCTACCTGCCCCGGATGCTGACGCCCTGCCGCGGCCTGGAGATCCTGCTGACGGCGAACAACTTCAAGGCCCGGACCCTGTACGAGTGGGGCTTCCTGAACCGCGTCGCCCCGGACCGCGACGGCATGATGAAGGACGCCATGGAGCTGGCCGAGCGCATCGCCGGGAACGGCCCCCTGGCCGTGCAGGGGATCATCCGCTGCTGGCGGGAGAGCCGGGACATCTCCTGGGCCGAGGCCTTCAAGAAGGAGCTGGACATCGGTATCCCCGTGTTCGGTAGCCAGGACGCCAGGGAGGGAATCCTGGCCCAGCGGGAGAAGCGCAAGCCGAATTTCCCCGGCAAGTATTGA
- a CDS encoding Na/Pi cotransporter family protein, protein MKDLLFLAAGLLIFLYGMLRLGEQVQRLFTVRIRQLIRYAVRRPLTGLLTGITATVFFQSSSAVTVLTIGMVSAGLVTFYQSLAIILGADIGTVLTVQLVVWKVTDLSPVLVVVGGTLWFSGRGGWKTAGETILYFGLIFFGLYLAGMATAPLKQDGAVIRFLREADNPFLGFAVGLVFTALVHSSLIPISLLVILAQQDLVILESALPIVFGANVGTTSTALLAAWVSSVSGRRTAAAHFLFKLCGAVVCMAALPWAAVLLRTVTPLVGQQIVFGHLLFNVLIVAVFIFFLRPFAGMVERIIPGQEDALPLWPEFLDERDLDSHEKALENVRRELGREILLTQRMVEQVSRLVFDYREGLRRDIAYLDVVVDNLRREIVDYLRRLAGRNLAPGESRKVFVYTSVADDIERIGNHVLVIADLSRDKREREIAFTEFAREELDGIGRLVMENLRDAAALIEQFDLPRIQAMSRREEEIDEKVKLARFRHLERFHRGVCVAEAGPLYIEMLIRLERISDHCENIAEAAQDLVSPAPRSFEP, encoded by the coding sequence ATGAAAGACCTGCTATTCCTTGCCGCCGGCCTGCTGATCTTCCTCTACGGGATGCTCCGCCTCGGAGAGCAGGTCCAGCGCCTTTTCACGGTTCGGATCCGGCAGTTGATCCGCTACGCCGTCCGCCGGCCCCTGACGGGCCTCCTGACGGGCATCACCGCGACGGTCTTCTTCCAGAGCAGTTCCGCCGTGACGGTTCTCACCATCGGCATGGTGAGCGCCGGCCTCGTCACCTTCTACCAGTCCCTGGCCATCATCCTCGGTGCCGACATCGGCACGGTCCTGACGGTGCAGCTCGTGGTCTGGAAAGTGACGGACCTGTCGCCGGTCCTCGTGGTCGTCGGGGGAACGCTCTGGTTTTCCGGCCGGGGGGGATGGAAAACGGCGGGGGAGACGATTCTCTACTTCGGCCTGATCTTCTTCGGGCTCTACCTGGCCGGCATGGCGACGGCGCCGCTGAAGCAGGACGGTGCGGTGATACGGTTTCTCCGGGAGGCGGATAATCCCTTCCTGGGATTCGCCGTGGGCCTCGTCTTCACCGCCCTGGTTCATTCCTCCCTGATCCCCATCAGCCTGCTGGTCATCCTTGCGCAGCAGGACCTGGTGATCCTGGAAAGCGCCCTGCCCATCGTCTTCGGGGCCAACGTGGGAACCACCTCCACAGCCCTCCTGGCCGCCTGGGTGTCCTCCGTGAGCGGCCGCCGGACCGCTGCCGCCCATTTCCTGTTCAAGCTCTGCGGGGCCGTCGTTTGCATGGCCGCTCTGCCGTGGGCGGCGGTTCTGCTGCGGACCGTCACGCCGCTGGTGGGGCAGCAGATCGTCTTCGGCCACCTCCTGTTCAACGTTCTCATCGTGGCGGTCTTCATCTTTTTCCTGAGGCCCTTCGCCGGGATGGTGGAGCGCATCATCCCGGGCCAGGAGGATGCACTCCCCCTGTGGCCGGAATTCCTGGACGAGCGCGACCTGGATAGCCACGAAAAGGCCCTGGAGAACGTCCGCCGGGAGTTGGGCAGGGAGATCCTGCTGACGCAGCGGATGGTGGAGCAGGTGAGCCGCCTCGTTTTCGACTACCGGGAAGGGCTCAGGCGGGACATCGCCTACCTGGATGTCGTCGTGGACAACCTGCGCCGCGAGATCGTCGACTATCTCCGGAGGCTCGCCGGCCGGAACCTGGCTCCAGGGGAGTCACGGAAGGTCTTTGTATACACGTCCGTGGCGGACGACATCGAGCGGATCGGCAATCACGTCCTCGTCATCGCCGACCTTTCCCGGGACAAAAGGGAGCGGGAGATCGCCTTCACGGAGTTCGCCCGGGAGGAGCTGGACGGGATCGGGAGGCTGGTCATGGAGAACCTGCGGGACGCGGCGGCCCTGATCGAACAATTCGACCTCCCGCGGATTCAGGCCATGAGCCGGCGGGAGGAGGAGATCGACGAGAAGGTCAAGCTGGCCCGCTTCCGCCACCTGGAGCGCTTCCACCGGGGGGTTTGCGTGGCCGAGGCGGGGCCGCTCTACATCGAGATGCTGATCCGGCTCGAACGCATCAGCGACCACTGCGAGAACATCGCCGAGGCCGCGCAGGATCTGGTGAGCCCGGCCCCCCGTTCCTTCGAGCCATAG
- a CDS encoding linear amide C-N hydrolase, with translation MRTITKAFLICGLALLTAAWSASLTEACSVFRVTAKDGTIMSGRTMEFGSDLKPGLIAVPRGRKFVSPAPDAKTGLSWTSRYGYVATNVFGIEGAVTDGMNEAGLTFSALWFEVDTRYQDVGPRDRDKAIAHMMVGSLILGRFATVGEATEAIRGVKVFAMEVPQMGKAPPGHFILYDAKGGCVVVEYEQGELRIHENPLGLMTNSPNFPWMVTNLRNYVGMTSEQRTTQNFSGIETRPTGGGSGMLGLPGDITPPSRFVRMAVMTRFADPPENAAQALNLAAHIISTLHIVKGMSVTRGPDKSITASSTTQWASFRDITNRIFYFRTYDNFTLRKIDLKQLDFSGGGTKMIPLYGDAEVVQDITGRLR, from the coding sequence ATGCGAACCATCACGAAGGCGTTTCTCATCTGCGGACTGGCGCTGTTGACGGCCGCCTGGTCCGCTTCGCTCACGGAAGCCTGCTCCGTTTTCCGCGTAACCGCCAAAGACGGGACGATCATGAGCGGCCGGACGATGGAATTCGGCAGCGATCTGAAACCCGGCCTCATCGCGGTTCCCCGCGGCCGAAAATTCGTCAGCCCGGCGCCGGACGCCAAAACGGGACTGTCCTGGACGTCGCGCTACGGGTACGTGGCGACGAACGTTTTCGGAATCGAGGGGGCCGTCACGGACGGCATGAACGAGGCGGGACTCACCTTCAGCGCCCTGTGGTTCGAGGTCGACACCCGGTACCAGGACGTGGGTCCCCGGGACCGGGACAAGGCCATTGCCCACATGATGGTCGGCTCCTTGATTCTCGGCCGCTTCGCCACGGTGGGGGAAGCGACCGAAGCGATCCGGGGCGTCAAGGTCTTCGCCATGGAGGTACCGCAGATGGGAAAGGCGCCCCCGGGCCACTTCATCCTTTACGACGCGAAGGGGGGCTGCGTGGTGGTCGAATACGAGCAGGGCGAGCTCCGGATCCATGAGAACCCGCTGGGCCTCATGACCAATTCCCCGAACTTTCCCTGGATGGTGACCAATCTCCGGAACTACGTCGGCATGACCAGCGAACAGCGGACGACGCAGAATTTTTCGGGCATCGAGACCCGCCCCACCGGGGGCGGCTCCGGGATGCTGGGACTCCCCGGCGACATCACGCCGCCGAGCCGCTTCGTGCGCATGGCCGTCATGACCCGTTTCGCCGATCCCCCGGAAAACGCGGCCCAGGCCCTCAATCTCGCCGCGCACATCATCAGTACGCTCCACATCGTGAAAGGGATGTCCGTGACCCGGGGACCCGACAAGAGCATCACGGCGAGTTCGACGACGCAGTGGGCATCCTTCCGGGACATCACGAACCGGATCTTCTATTTCCGGACCTACGACAACTTTACCCTCCGGAAGATCGACCTGAAGCAGCTCGATTTCAGCGGCGGCGGAACGAAGATGATCCCGCTCTACGGCGACGCCGAGGTCGTTCAGGACATTACGGGAAGGTTGAGATAG
- a CDS encoding UbiA family prenyltransferase yields MRHLWKVFLNERLHIILSSLALLWCWDRVLGMGVRSVDYFILPLAVACICQWNRLTDLREDAVNCPEELEEALKRQRRIRIFSYAGGVTAIVLALVTDPTWPVAAVVAAGAAVGFFYSTSPWPGRATLRIKNLFVLKNLSSGIGWTLGLLVYPALRANHSLDGPFWLASAYMFLAVMAHEMIWDLRDVAGDRAAGVRTLPVVAGPGATKAFVLAAMAILAALIAASVAVRMVPLWWLLLIPHAGILAVVTAQFDGWFRSSRLVTYLLVVMTTVFSFAMGALAAGPT; encoded by the coding sequence ATGAGACATCTCTGGAAGGTCTTTCTCAACGAGCGCCTCCACATCATCCTGAGCTCCCTGGCTCTATTGTGGTGCTGGGACCGGGTCCTCGGCATGGGGGTCCGGTCCGTGGACTATTTCATCCTGCCGCTGGCGGTGGCCTGTATCTGCCAGTGGAACCGCCTGACGGACCTCCGGGAGGACGCCGTCAACTGTCCGGAGGAGCTGGAGGAGGCACTGAAGCGGCAGCGCCGCATCCGCATTTTTTCCTATGCCGGCGGTGTGACGGCCATTGTGCTTGCCCTGGTGACGGATCCCACGTGGCCCGTGGCGGCCGTCGTGGCCGCCGGGGCCGCTGTCGGATTCTTCTACAGCACCTCTCCCTGGCCGGGCCGTGCCACCCTGCGCATCAAGAACCTGTTTGTCCTGAAAAACCTCAGTTCCGGAATCGGCTGGACACTGGGGCTCCTTGTCTATCCCGCCCTGCGGGCGAACCATTCACTGGACGGGCCTTTCTGGCTGGCTTCCGCCTACATGTTTCTGGCCGTCATGGCCCACGAGATGATCTGGGACCTGCGGGACGTGGCGGGGGATCGGGCGGCCGGTGTGCGCACCCTTCCCGTCGTGGCCGGCCCGGGGGCAACGAAGGCCTTCGTGCTGGCGGCCATGGCCATCCTGGCGGCCCTCATCGCGGCCTCCGTGGCGGTGCGCATGGTTCCGCTCTGGTGGCTTCTGCTCATCCCCCACGCCGGCATCCTGGCCGTCGTCACCGCCCAGTTCGACGGCTGGTTCCGATCGAGCCGGCTTGTGACGTATCTCCTGGTCGTCATGACCACCGTGTTCAGCTTCGCGATGGGGGCCCTGGCAGCCGGCCCGACCTGA
- the recD gene encoding exodeoxyribonuclease V subunit alpha produces the protein MPFDGDAKQGFSELDIQFARLAERIAGAESPEVALAAALASRARVEGHICLDLADAAGLVAPAQDGDSRRFPTLERWLDRLGKSPAVGRPGDWRPLVLDGTRLYLYRYWDYERRLAEGLRSRAADDPGGIDDALLREGLGRLFPPGGDGTDWQKAAAFTAVTKRLCVLSGGPGTGKTYTVAKILALLIEQAGGSDCRIALAAPTGKAAARLQESIRGVARTLPCTDSVRSRLPEEAATVHRLLGSVPGTSLFRHDAAHPLAADAVVIDEASMVDLALFSQLVQALPARTRLILLGDRDQLASVEAGAVLGDICDTGREHGYTRRHRERYGELTGEKLPPADPREEDKAMGDCIVGLRKSWRFGEDSGIRTASLAVNAGEGRRALDEARSGHFADLHWLDLPRPEALQRFLEEHLGEWPGDFRDNAAPESSLNLLDRFRILCALREGPYGVSAVNGLVERILRRRGIIQPEGRWYAGRPVMITRNDYTIRLFNGDVGMILPDREAGGELRAFFRSPDGSLRSLPPSRLPEHETVWAMTVHKSQGSEFDRVLLVLPDRDAPILTRELLYTAVTRARKRIAICGRQDVFTAACSRRTARFSGLRDALWGPRL, from the coding sequence ATGCCCTTTGACGGGGACGCCAAGCAGGGATTCTCGGAGCTGGACATCCAGTTCGCGCGCCTGGCGGAGCGCATCGCCGGCGCGGAGTCGCCGGAGGTCGCCCTGGCCGCGGCCCTGGCGAGCCGTGCCCGCGTGGAGGGCCACATCTGCCTGGACCTGGCCGACGCGGCCGGCCTCGTCGCCCCGGCTCAAGACGGCGACAGCCGCCGCTTCCCGACCCTGGAGCGATGGCTGGACCGCCTGGGGAAAAGCCCCGCCGTCGGCCGGCCAGGAGATTGGAGGCCCCTGGTCCTGGATGGGACGAGGCTCTATCTCTACCGCTACTGGGACTACGAACGGAGGCTGGCGGAGGGGCTCCGGAGCCGCGCCGCCGACGATCCCGGGGGAATCGACGACGCCCTCCTCCGGGAAGGCCTGGGCCGCCTGTTCCCGCCCGGCGGGGACGGAACAGACTGGCAGAAGGCCGCCGCCTTCACGGCGGTGACGAAGCGGCTCTGCGTGCTCTCCGGCGGGCCGGGAACGGGAAAGACCTACACCGTGGCCAAGATCCTGGCGCTCTTGATCGAGCAGGCCGGCGGATCGGACTGCCGCATTGCCCTGGCCGCCCCGACGGGCAAGGCAGCGGCCCGCCTCCAGGAGTCCATCCGTGGCGTCGCCCGGACCCTGCCCTGCACCGATTCAGTCCGCAGCCGACTTCCGGAGGAGGCCGCGACGGTTCACCGCCTCCTGGGAAGTGTTCCCGGGACGTCTCTGTTCCGGCACGACGCCGCCCATCCCCTGGCCGCGGACGCAGTGGTCATCGACGAGGCGTCCATGGTGGACCTGGCCCTCTTTTCCCAACTCGTCCAGGCGCTCCCGGCCCGGACGCGCCTGATTCTCCTGGGGGACCGGGACCAGCTCGCCTCCGTGGAGGCGGGGGCCGTCCTGGGGGACATCTGCGACACCGGCCGCGAGCACGGCTATACACGCCGCCACCGGGAGCGGTACGGGGAATTGACCGGGGAGAAGCTCCCCCCGGCGGATCCGCGGGAAGAAGACAAAGCCATGGGCGACTGCATCGTCGGGCTCCGGAAGAGCTGGCGATTCGGGGAGGACAGCGGCATCCGGACGGCCAGCCTTGCCGTCAACGCGGGAGAGGGGCGGCGCGCCCTGGACGAGGCGCGGAGCGGGCACTTTGCCGACCTGCACTGGCTGGACCTTCCGCGGCCCGAGGCCCTGCAGCGGTTCCTGGAGGAGCACCTTGGAGAATGGCCGGGGGATTTCCGGGATAACGCCGCTCCGGAGTCTTCCCTGAACCTTCTGGACCGCTTCCGGATTCTCTGCGCCCTCCGGGAGGGGCCATACGGGGTGAGCGCCGTCAACGGTCTCGTCGAGCGGATCCTCCGCCGGCGGGGGATCATCCAACCGGAGGGGCGCTGGTACGCGGGCCGGCCGGTCATGATCACGCGGAACGACTACACGATCCGCCTCTTCAACGGCGACGTGGGCATGATCCTCCCGGACCGGGAGGCCGGGGGCGAACTGCGCGCCTTCTTCAGAAGCCCGGATGGGTCGCTGCGATCCCTGCCGCCCTCCCGGTTGCCGGAGCACGAGACCGTGTGGGCCATGACGGTCCACAAGAGCCAGGGATCCGAGTTCGACCGCGTTCTCCTGGTCCTGCCGGACCGGGACGCGCCGATCCTGACGCGGGAGCTTCTCTACACCGCCGTCACCCGCGCCCGGAAGCGGATCGCAATCTGCGGGCGACAGGACGTCTTCACCGCCGCCTGCTCCCGCCGGACCGCCCGCTTCTCGGGCCTCCGGGACGCCCTGTGGGGGCCCCGTCTCTGA
- a CDS encoding N-acetylmuramoyl-L-alanine amidase, giving the protein MKIANHRLVGEGTEAVSFRKSPNQSGGLSPLYLILHFTAGTTLDGAVSWFLDPEARASAHLIIGRDGAVVQMVPFNRRAWHAGKSSWGNLEGMNPYSIGIELVNAGKLRKRADGQWVNWANHVIPADEVSMATHRHEKIEAGWHEYTEAQMEALRKVAVLLNASYAFTDVLGHEDVSPGRKVDPGPLFPLNSFRSIVLGRA; this is encoded by the coding sequence GTGAAGATCGCCAACCACCGGCTGGTCGGGGAAGGCACAGAGGCGGTGTCGTTCCGGAAGAGCCCGAATCAGTCCGGAGGCCTCTCTCCATTGTACCTGATTTTGCACTTCACGGCCGGCACGACGCTGGATGGGGCGGTCTCCTGGTTCCTGGACCCGGAGGCCCGGGCGTCCGCGCACCTGATTATCGGCCGCGACGGCGCCGTCGTCCAGATGGTGCCCTTCAACCGGCGGGCCTGGCACGCCGGCAAGAGCTCCTGGGGCAACCTGGAGGGGATGAATCCGTATTCCATCGGGATCGAATTGGTGAATGCCGGCAAACTGAGGAAGCGGGCCGACGGGCAGTGGGTAAACTGGGCGAATCATGTGATTCCGGCGGATGAGGTGTCGATGGCGACCCACCGGCATGAAAAGATCGAGGCCGGGTGGCACGAGTACACCGAGGCGCAGATGGAGGCCCTGCGGAAAGTCGCCGTCCTGCTGAATGCTTCCTATGCCTTCACGGACGTCCTGGGCCACGAGGACGTCAGCCCCGGCCGCAAGGTGGACCCGGGACCGCTGTTCCCGCTGAACAGCTTCCGCTCCATCGTCCTCGGCCGGGCCTGA